From the Hymenobacter yonginensis genome, one window contains:
- a CDS encoding metallophosphoesterase, whose amino-acid sequence MKHFLISCGLLLAACSAPAWAQKPVQTPHPTRPNYNHGGEKWEASTPPDSATIRYSVFLIGDVGKPIAADKGGEPSLNYLRKQIMAAGPKSTAIYLGDNIYEYGMPEEGAFDRKESERRIIDQLNVLRGYQGEKYMIPGNHDWKQGRVGAVDQVNRQQRFVENFMTNDSAAFSYTGDFFIPRDACPGPFEVRLQDNVVLIAINSQWFLQGEGERPYGSNSGCGVANETDFFTQLEDIINQNKDKNIMVVGHHPILSDGIHGGFFTLGDHLFPLSIVYKYAFLPLPIIGSVYPFARKYGGISQDIPHPLYQAYKKGLEDIFAKHPNIIYAAGHEHNLQYFKAPTYHQIVSGSGCKTQHVRAGRDADANFSDKEKGFARVNYYNDGQAWVEFWIPEGTGDTGRLVFRTPLYAQPVVAENGPAATPAAPRPDFRDSTVTIAVNPRYADRSSFHKFLFGEHYRQEWATPVTFPVLDLATEKGGLTPYKIGGGKQTASLKVRNEEGRLFTIRSLNKDPSAVLPEALRSGAAADILQDQISAQHPFSSLPVPPLATAAGILHTNPELRFIPQDPLLGQYLEQFANKPGAIEEDANENQDNVASLGNAKNLVGTDKVFERITDDNDNRVNEKAFARSRLFDMWIGDWDRHEDQWRWAEKKDKDGDRKFTAVPEDRDVAFFKGDGLFPYLASRKWAIRNFQNFGKDYADWKGLNLTALSNDRVYLASVSREQWVKEAEEMKAALTDEVIEKAFRERWPKQIYDLHGPEIIAKLKNRRDLLPEVAADYYTMLNKVAEVKGSKKREKFVVERLQDDKTRVTVQKINKEGELTKVLFDRTFENSVTKELRLYGFEGEDIYDVKGDVKSGPRLRIIAGTDKDSITDRSNVAGFRHYTHVYDADTGNVITPGRDTRLRTEPGIDVSRYDVHNRSNRKDYTLNYFGPTLYFGYNVDDRLFLGGGAVYRTYGFRKEPYSTEQSLAANYSPSQQAYNVRYLGHFVDVIGKYDLRVNAQLYGPQLLYNYFGEGNDSRNILDKDDGRVRNRDINETYRVRFSRLYVSPVLERDVFSFLKLGFGPQYDQFRVSRLPIGSEIARGLDDNNNGVSGAGLGIRSSDFQMNRYLGGRAYLNIDAASSPKNPRIGLRWYNAIEYNYQLNAEKLKYGRASSEFRFYLSPNFPFQLTWAGRIGGTRNFGDYRFYQANTLGGTTNLRGYRRTRYAGRSSVFANAEVRVQLFEFNAYLVPGKFGILGLTDAARVYSDYDVKTGVKAFHTAVGGGVWVDVLKQAVINATYSVGEENLVFVGFDFLF is encoded by the coding sequence ATGAAGCATTTTTTAATTTCCTGCGGCCTGTTGCTGGCAGCGTGCAGTGCCCCGGCCTGGGCACAGAAGCCCGTCCAGACACCGCACCCCACCCGGCCCAACTACAACCACGGCGGCGAGAAGTGGGAGGCCAGTACGCCACCCGACAGCGCCACCATCCGCTACTCCGTATTCCTGATCGGCGACGTGGGCAAGCCGATTGCGGCCGATAAAGGCGGCGAGCCGTCCTTGAACTATCTGCGCAAGCAGATCATGGCTGCCGGCCCGAAAAGCACCGCCATCTACCTCGGCGACAACATCTACGAGTACGGCATGCCTGAGGAAGGCGCCTTCGACCGCAAGGAGTCGGAGCGCCGCATCATCGACCAGCTGAACGTGCTGCGCGGCTACCAGGGCGAGAAGTACATGATTCCCGGCAACCACGACTGGAAGCAGGGCCGCGTGGGGGCCGTAGACCAGGTGAACCGCCAGCAGCGGTTTGTGGAGAACTTCATGACCAACGACTCGGCGGCGTTTTCCTACACCGGCGACTTTTTCATTCCGCGCGATGCCTGCCCGGGCCCGTTTGAGGTGCGCCTGCAGGACAACGTGGTGCTGATTGCCATCAACTCGCAGTGGTTTCTGCAGGGCGAGGGCGAGCGGCCGTACGGCTCAAATAGCGGCTGCGGCGTAGCCAACGAGACGGACTTCTTCACGCAGCTCGAAGACATCATCAACCAGAACAAGGACAAGAACATCATGGTGGTGGGCCACCACCCGATTCTGTCCGACGGCATCCACGGCGGCTTCTTCACGCTCGGCGACCACCTGTTTCCGCTGAGCATTGTGTATAAGTATGCTTTCCTGCCGCTGCCCATCATCGGCTCGGTGTATCCGTTTGCGCGCAAATACGGCGGAATCTCGCAGGACATTCCGCATCCGCTCTACCAGGCCTATAAGAAGGGGTTGGAAGACATCTTCGCCAAGCACCCCAACATCATCTACGCGGCCGGGCACGAGCACAACCTGCAGTATTTCAAGGCACCCACCTACCACCAGATTGTGAGCGGCTCGGGCTGCAAAACCCAGCACGTGCGCGCCGGCCGCGACGCCGATGCCAACTTCTCCGACAAAGAGAAAGGCTTTGCCCGCGTCAACTACTACAACGACGGCCAGGCTTGGGTGGAATTCTGGATTCCGGAAGGCACCGGCGACACCGGCCGCCTGGTGTTCCGCACGCCGCTGTACGCGCAGCCCGTGGTAGCTGAAAACGGCCCGGCCGCAACGCCAGCCGCCCCGCGCCCTGACTTCCGCGACTCCACCGTGACCATAGCCGTAAACCCGCGCTACGCCGACCGCAGCAGCTTCCATAAGTTTCTGTTTGGCGAGCATTACCGGCAGGAGTGGGCCACGCCCGTAACCTTCCCAGTGCTGGACCTCGCTACCGAGAAAGGTGGCCTGACGCCCTACAAAATTGGGGGTGGCAAGCAAACGGCCTCGCTGAAAGTACGCAACGAGGAAGGCCGCCTGTTCACAATCCGCAGCCTCAACAAAGACCCCTCGGCGGTGCTGCCCGAAGCCCTGCGCTCCGGCGCTGCCGCCGACATTCTGCAGGACCAGATTTCGGCCCAGCACCCGTTCTCGTCGCTGCCAGTGCCACCGCTGGCGACGGCAGCCGGCATTCTGCACACCAACCCCGAGCTGCGCTTTATTCCGCAAGACCCGCTGCTGGGCCAGTACCTGGAGCAGTTTGCCAACAAGCCCGGCGCCATTGAAGAAGACGCCAACGAAAACCAGGACAACGTAGCCTCGCTCGGCAACGCCAAAAACCTGGTAGGCACCGACAAGGTGTTTGAGCGCATCACCGACGACAACGACAACCGCGTCAACGAAAAAGCCTTTGCCCGCTCGCGCCTCTTCGATATGTGGATCGGCGACTGGGACCGGCACGAAGACCAGTGGCGCTGGGCCGAGAAAAAGGACAAGGACGGCGACCGGAAATTCACGGCCGTGCCCGAAGACCGGGACGTGGCCTTCTTCAAAGGCGACGGTTTGTTCCCGTACCTGGCCTCGCGCAAGTGGGCCATCCGCAACTTCCAGAACTTCGGCAAAGACTACGCCGACTGGAAGGGCCTCAACCTGACTGCCCTCAGCAACGACCGGGTGTACCTGGCGTCCGTGAGCCGCGAGCAGTGGGTGAAGGAAGCCGAGGAGATGAAGGCGGCCCTCACCGACGAGGTGATTGAGAAGGCCTTCCGGGAGCGGTGGCCCAAGCAGATCTACGACCTGCACGGCCCCGAAATCATTGCCAAGCTAAAAAACCGCCGCGACCTGCTGCCCGAAGTGGCCGCCGACTACTACACCATGCTGAATAAGGTGGCTGAAGTGAAAGGCTCCAAAAAGCGGGAGAAGTTTGTGGTGGAGCGTCTCCAGGACGACAAAACCCGCGTGACGGTGCAGAAAATCAACAAGGAAGGCGAGCTGACCAAGGTGTTGTTCGACCGCACCTTCGAGAACAGCGTGACCAAGGAGCTGCGCCTCTATGGCTTCGAGGGCGAGGATATCTACGACGTGAAGGGCGACGTGAAGAGCGGCCCGCGCCTGCGCATCATTGCTGGCACCGACAAAGACTCCATCACGGACCGCTCGAACGTGGCCGGCTTCCGCCACTACACCCACGTCTACGATGCCGATACTGGCAACGTGATAACGCCCGGCCGCGACACGCGCCTGCGCACCGAGCCCGGCATCGACGTGAGCCGCTACGACGTGCACAACCGCTCCAACCGCAAAGACTACACCCTGAACTACTTTGGCCCGACGCTGTATTTCGGCTACAACGTCGACGACCGGCTGTTTCTGGGCGGCGGGGCTGTGTACCGCACCTACGGCTTCCGCAAAGAGCCTTACTCCACCGAGCAGAGCCTGGCGGCCAACTATTCTCCGTCGCAGCAGGCTTACAACGTGCGCTACCTGGGCCACTTCGTGGACGTGATTGGCAAGTACGACCTGCGCGTGAATGCCCAGCTTTACGGCCCGCAGCTGCTGTATAACTACTTCGGCGAAGGCAACGACTCGCGCAACATTCTGGACAAGGACGATGGGCGGGTTCGCAACCGCGACATCAACGAAACGTACCGGGTGCGCTTCTCGCGCCTCTACGTAAGCCCCGTGCTGGAGCGCGACGTGTTCAGCTTCCTGAAGCTTGGCTTTGGCCCGCAGTACGACCAGTTCCGGGTGAGCCGCCTGCCCATCGGCAGCGAAATTGCCCGCGGCCTCGACGACAACAACAACGGCGTGTCGGGTGCCGGCCTCGGTATCCGTAGCTCCGACTTCCAGATGAACCGCTACCTCGGCGGCCGCGCCTACCTGAATATTGATGCGGCTTCGTCGCCGAAAAACCCCCGTATCGGGCTGCGCTGGTACAACGCCATCGAGTACAACTACCAGCTCAACGCCGAGAAACTCAAGTATGGCCGCGCCAGCTCGGAGTTCCGCTTCTACCTGTCGCCGAACTTTCCGTTTCAGCTGACCTGGGCCGGCCGCATCGGCGGCACCCGCAACTTCGGCGACTACCGCTTCTACCAGGCCAATACGCTGGGCGGCACCACCAACCTGCGCGGCTACCGCCGCACCCGCTACGCCGGCCGCAGCTCCGTATTCGCCAACGCCGAGGTGCGTGTGCAGCTCTTCGAGTTCAATGCCTACCTGGTGCCTGGCAAGTTCGGTATCCTGGGCCTGACTGATGCTGCCCGCGTGTATTCCGACTACGACGTGAAAACCGGCGTGAAAGCCTTCCACACGGCTGTGGGTGGTGGTGTTTGGGTGGATGTGCTCAAGCAGGCCGTCATCAACGCCACCTACTCCGTAGGGGAAGAAAACCTGGTATTCGTCGGCTTCGACTTCCTGTTCTAA
- a CDS encoding Pycsar system effector family protein, with amino-acid sequence MEPTETLRPAKAEKSELLKQAKAYVTQLFEEKLPKQLVYHSLDHTVAVVKEARKLGEDSGLSAPDQETLLLAAWFHDTGYTEVYDGHEYRSMELAKAWLTQQQYAPERIALVQDLIRATHRNEAGETELHQLLMDADMSGMGREDFFANAELLRAEWETTLGKTYSSTEWAESQLDFLHSAKFHTDAAKSRYGEQFKANLKEQRDLLKKTEKKKKKKDEEENGTFAEPKRGIETMFRTMYSNHMKLSDMADKKANMMISLNAVLLSVIITYLGAKAGTKSGVLSPTIVNNPVLTIPIGLLLATALGSVVSAILCAQPDVTSFKWLKKSPQIATNRRVNLLFFGNFSKLSLDDFQSGMTELMGKKDALYTNMVTDIYYLGDVLTRKYRLLRISYTIFMVGLILTALSFGIALLYKM; translated from the coding sequence ATGGAACCCACGGAAACGCTCCGGCCTGCCAAGGCTGAAAAATCAGAACTCCTGAAACAGGCCAAGGCCTATGTCACGCAGCTTTTCGAAGAAAAACTGCCCAAACAACTGGTATACCATTCGCTGGACCATACGGTGGCCGTGGTGAAGGAAGCCCGTAAGCTCGGCGAAGATAGCGGCCTGAGCGCGCCCGACCAGGAAACCCTGCTGCTGGCCGCCTGGTTTCACGACACCGGCTACACCGAAGTGTACGACGGCCACGAATACCGCAGCATGGAGCTGGCCAAGGCCTGGCTCACGCAGCAGCAGTACGCGCCCGAGCGGATTGCCCTGGTGCAGGACCTCATCCGGGCCACCCACCGCAACGAAGCCGGCGAAACCGAGCTGCACCAGCTGCTGATGGATGCCGACATGAGTGGCATGGGCCGCGAAGACTTTTTCGCCAACGCCGAGCTGCTGCGGGCCGAGTGGGAAACCACGCTAGGCAAAACCTACTCCAGCACCGAGTGGGCCGAGTCGCAGCTGGACTTTCTGCATTCGGCCAAGTTCCACACCGACGCGGCCAAGAGCCGCTACGGCGAACAGTTCAAGGCCAACCTGAAGGAGCAGCGCGACCTGCTCAAGAAAACCGAGAAAAAGAAGAAGAAGAAAGACGAAGAGGAAAACGGCACCTTCGCGGAGCCCAAGCGGGGCATCGAAACGATGTTCCGGACCATGTACAGCAACCACATGAAGCTCTCGGACATGGCCGATAAAAAGGCCAACATGATGATCAGCCTTAACGCGGTGCTGCTGTCGGTTATCATCACCTACCTGGGTGCCAAGGCCGGCACCAAGTCGGGGGTGCTCAGCCCTACTATCGTCAACAACCCGGTGCTCACCATCCCCATCGGGCTGCTGCTGGCTACGGCGCTGGGCTCGGTGGTTTCGGCTATTCTGTGCGCGCAGCCTGATGTAACGAGCTTCAAGTGGCTGAAGAAAAGCCCGCAGATTGCCACCAACCGCCGCGTAAACCTGCTGTTCTTCGGAAACTTCAGCAAGCTCAGCCTCGACGATTTCCAGAGCGGCATGACCGAACTGATGGGCAAGAAAGACGCCCTTTACACTAACATGGTGACCGACATCTACTACCTCGGCGACGTGTTGACCCGCAAATACCGCCTGCTGCGCATCAGCTACACCATCTTCATGGTCGGGCTGATCCTTACGGCCCTGTCATTTGGCATTGCGCTGCTGTATAAGATGTAG
- a CDS encoding response regulator — MIRVLLTDDHTILRDGIRALLTLQPDLEVVGEAGNGQELLSLLEHTSADVVLMDCNMPVMDGFTTMGYLREQYPALRVLVLSMLDHENYVHRMLEAGAHGYVLKNADITEISHGIRTVAAGRPFLCTELGLDMLNKLVRTTVAVSEGSRLKTGDLSKRELEVLHLIAEGLTNAEIADQLFTSKRTIETHRQNIIEKTQTKNTAALIKFAVSNGLLGQ, encoded by the coding sequence ATGATTCGAGTTCTGCTCACTGACGACCACACCATTCTGCGCGACGGTATCAGAGCGCTGCTTACGCTGCAGCCGGATCTGGAAGTGGTAGGCGAAGCCGGCAACGGGCAGGAGCTGCTCAGCCTGCTGGAGCATACGTCGGCTGACGTGGTGCTAATGGATTGCAATATGCCCGTCATGGACGGCTTTACCACGATGGGGTACCTGCGGGAGCAGTACCCGGCTCTGCGCGTGCTGGTACTGTCCATGCTCGACCACGAAAACTACGTGCACCGGATGCTGGAAGCCGGCGCCCACGGCTACGTGCTCAAAAATGCCGACATCACCGAAATTTCCCACGGCATCCGGACCGTAGCGGCCGGCCGGCCGTTTCTGTGCACCGAGCTGGGCCTGGACATGCTCAACAAGCTTGTGCGCACCACCGTGGCGGTGTCGGAAGGCAGCCGGCTCAAAACCGGGGACCTGTCGAAGCGGGAGCTGGAGGTGCTGCATCTTATTGCGGAGGGCCTCACCAACGCCGAAATAGCCGACCAGCTCTTCACCAGCAAGCGCACCATCGAGACGCACCGACAGAACATCATCGAGAAAACTCAGACCAAGAATACCGCCGCCCTCATCAAATTTGCGGTATCCAACGGCCTGCTGGGGCAGTAG
- a CDS encoding STAS domain-containing protein → MMNVYREILPDSYLLILSGQASADDLLTLQQALNRAGASGKANIWLDCSALASMPAAAIGLLSDYHLRFQRRRLSLVLCHLTDAAAATLQLLPWALRPPVVATLLEAATYCRSQPRMATPRRPAR, encoded by the coding sequence ATGATGAATGTGTACCGGGAGATTCTACCCGATAGTTACCTGTTGATCCTGAGTGGCCAGGCGTCTGCCGACGACCTCCTCACCCTGCAGCAGGCGCTGAACCGGGCGGGCGCCAGCGGCAAAGCCAACATCTGGCTCGACTGCAGCGCGCTGGCCAGCATGCCGGCAGCCGCCATAGGCCTGCTCAGCGACTATCACCTGCGGTTTCAGCGCCGGCGTCTGTCGCTGGTATTGTGCCATCTCACAGATGCCGCCGCCGCTACCCTGCAGCTACTGCCGTGGGCGTTGCGCCCGCCGGTGGTGGCAACGCTGCTCGAAGCCGCCACCTATTGCCGCTCGCAGCCCCGGATGGCTACACCACGCCGGCCAGCCCGTTGA
- a CDS encoding DUF1345 domain-containing protein — translation MPSSAPRVSRPLFQRLELLAAWKRLSVGLLPAGLLYAGAPAAWPPMMRLFLAWDGFALCTVLLTWGIMVSADVAHIRRVATREDPGRVASFGIVLVACSASLLAVVGLLAPVRQGPGPLQLAQAAVGTVGVLTAWLLVHTLFTLRYAHLFYDNDGRPEGGLAFPGNGPDPDYLDFAYFSFVVGMTAQTADVSITDRSIRRLALLHGVLSFGLNTAVVALTINGLAGVV, via the coding sequence ATGCCCTCTTCTGCTCCCCGTGTCAGTCGGCCCCTGTTTCAGCGCCTGGAGTTGCTGGCGGCCTGGAAACGTCTGTCTGTCGGGCTGTTGCCGGCCGGGCTGCTCTACGCGGGTGCCCCGGCAGCGTGGCCACCCATGATGCGCCTGTTTCTGGCCTGGGACGGGTTTGCACTCTGCACCGTGCTGCTCACTTGGGGGATTATGGTGTCGGCAGATGTGGCCCACATCCGCCGGGTGGCTACGCGCGAAGATCCGGGCCGGGTAGCTTCTTTCGGGATAGTGCTGGTGGCGTGCAGCGCCAGTCTGCTGGCCGTGGTGGGGCTGCTGGCCCCCGTGCGGCAGGGCCCGGGGCCGCTGCAGCTGGCGCAGGCCGCGGTAGGAACGGTGGGCGTGCTCACGGCCTGGCTGCTGGTGCATACGCTGTTCACGCTGCGCTACGCCCACTTGTTCTACGACAACGACGGCCGGCCGGAAGGCGGCCTGGCCTTTCCCGGCAATGGGCCGGACCCCGATTACCTGGACTTCGCCTACTTCTCGTTCGTGGTGGGTATGACGGCCCAGACCGCCGACGTGAGCATCACCGACCGCAGCATCCGGCGGTTGGCGCTGCTGCATGGTGTGCTCTCGTTCGGGCTCAACACAGCGGTGGTGGCCCTCACCATCAACGGGCTGGCCGGCGTGGTGTAG
- a CDS encoding nicotinate phosphoribosyltransferase has translation MNSAPLSGLYAPSLSLLTDLYQVTMAYGYWQQGLQDREAVFHLYFRKAPFQGGYAVAAGLAYAVDYLQNLRFSEDDLAYLGSLKSSKGTAMFPAEFLQYLRELKFTCDVDAIAEGTVVFGNEPLIRVQGPLLQAQLVETALLTLVNFQTLIATKASRIREAAGSDTVLEFGLRRAQGVDGGLSASRAAYLGGADATSNVLAGQRFGIPVKGTHAHSWVMAFEDEETAFTAYAKAFPDDSVFLVDTYDTLEGVRHAIKVAREMRANGHELGGIRLDSGDLAYLSREARALLNEAGFNNVRIVASNDLEENLITSLKQQGAKIDTWGIGTQLVTAYDQPALGGVYKLAALRKPDDSGWDFTIKLSEQLAKTSIPGILQVRRYETDKGQPRADMLYNVAEPLPEQLTLVDPLDATRRRAVRPEAPFRELLEPIFRRGELVHTLPTLQESRAHAQRQVLSLDPSIRRFLNPHTYPVGLEESLNTFRTKLILEKRPVRPA, from the coding sequence ATGAACTCAGCCCCGCTTTCCGGCCTGTACGCACCCTCCCTCAGCCTCCTCACCGACCTCTACCAGGTTACCATGGCCTACGGCTACTGGCAGCAGGGCTTGCAGGACCGCGAGGCCGTGTTTCACCTGTATTTCCGCAAGGCCCCCTTCCAGGGCGGCTATGCCGTGGCCGCCGGCCTGGCCTACGCCGTCGATTATCTGCAGAACCTGCGCTTTTCCGAGGACGACCTTGCGTACCTGGGCAGCCTGAAAAGCAGCAAGGGCACGGCCATGTTCCCGGCCGAGTTTCTGCAGTATTTGCGGGAGCTGAAATTCACCTGCGACGTGGACGCTATTGCGGAGGGAACGGTGGTGTTCGGCAACGAGCCGCTGATTCGGGTGCAGGGGCCACTGCTGCAGGCCCAGCTGGTGGAAACGGCCCTGCTCACGCTGGTAAACTTCCAGACGCTGATTGCCACCAAAGCTTCCCGCATCCGCGAAGCCGCCGGCTCCGATACCGTGCTGGAGTTCGGCCTGCGCCGCGCCCAGGGCGTAGATGGCGGCCTGAGCGCCAGCCGCGCCGCCTACCTGGGTGGGGCCGATGCCACCAGCAACGTGCTGGCCGGGCAGCGCTTCGGCATTCCAGTGAAGGGCACCCACGCCCACAGCTGGGTAATGGCCTTCGAGGACGAGGAAACCGCCTTCACCGCTTACGCCAAGGCGTTTCCGGATGACTCAGTGTTTCTGGTGGACACCTACGACACGCTGGAAGGCGTGCGCCACGCCATCAAAGTAGCCCGCGAGATGCGCGCCAACGGCCACGAGCTGGGCGGCATCCGCCTGGATTCAGGCGACCTGGCCTACCTCAGCCGCGAGGCCCGCGCCTTGCTTAACGAGGCCGGGTTCAACAACGTGCGCATCGTGGCCAGCAACGACCTGGAGGAAAACCTCATCACCAGCCTCAAGCAGCAGGGTGCCAAAATCGACACCTGGGGCATCGGCACGCAGCTCGTTACGGCCTACGACCAGCCGGCGCTGGGAGGCGTGTACAAGCTGGCCGCCCTGCGCAAACCCGACGACTCGGGCTGGGACTTCACCATCAAGCTCTCGGAGCAGTTGGCCAAAACCAGCATCCCCGGCATTCTGCAGGTGCGCCGCTACGAAACCGACAAAGGCCAGCCCCGCGCCGATATGCTCTACAACGTGGCCGAGCCGTTGCCCGAGCAGCTCACGCTGGTAGACCCGCTGGACGCCACCCGCCGCCGCGCTGTGCGCCCCGAGGCCCCGTTCCGGGAGCTGCTGGAGCCCATTTTCCGCCGGGGCGAGTTGGTGCACACGCTCCCTACCCTGCAGGAAAGCCGCGCCCACGCCCAGCGTCAGGTCCTGAGTCTCGACCCCAGCATCCGCCGCTTCCTCAACCCCCACACCTACCCCGTGGGCCTGGAAGAGTCGCTCAATACGTTCCGCACGAAGCTGATTCTGGAGAAGCGGCCGGTGCGGCCGGCGTAA
- a CDS encoding DUF4240 domain-containing protein, whose amino-acid sequence MDKKEFWQIIEAAKTAAHGDQQQQEATLISHLAQLAPEQIVEFECRLREYLLEADHFNIIAAQKIIDGYVSDDPYLYFRCWLIGQGEIIFTNALQNADSLASVMDEGYQNFEELLYVATKAFEKRTGKTEEDNTFPRNIASAQGLDYDLGSETKGEDWTESQLPKLLPKLWKKFGVA is encoded by the coding sequence ATGGATAAGAAAGAATTCTGGCAAATCATTGAGGCCGCCAAAACGGCCGCCCATGGCGACCAGCAGCAGCAGGAAGCCACCCTTATCAGCCACTTGGCGCAGCTGGCGCCGGAGCAGATTGTCGAGTTTGAATGTCGCCTGCGCGAATACCTGCTGGAGGCTGACCACTTCAACATCATAGCTGCCCAGAAAATCATCGACGGCTACGTCTCAGACGACCCCTACCTGTACTTCCGCTGCTGGCTGATCGGGCAGGGCGAAATCATCTTCACCAACGCCCTGCAGAACGCCGATTCCCTGGCCAGCGTCATGGACGAAGGCTACCAGAACTTCGAGGAACTGCTGTACGTGGCTACCAAAGCCTTCGAGAAGCGCACCGGCAAAACCGAGGAAGACAACACCTTCCCGCGCAACATAGCAAGCGCGCAGGGGCTGGACTATGACCTCGGCTCCGAAACCAAAGGCGAAGACTGGACCGAAAGCCAGCTACCCAAGCTGCTGCCGAAGCTGTGGAAGAAGTTCGGCGTGGCGTAA
- a CDS encoding heavy-metal-associated domain-containing protein, whose protein sequence is MPTLQFKTSINCANCLRAVTPFLDAEPTVETWRVDTDNPAKILTVEGANPIAEQVMKAVSQAGFDIEPA, encoded by the coding sequence ATGCCTACCCTTCAGTTCAAAACCAGCATCAACTGCGCCAACTGCCTGCGCGCCGTCACGCCCTTCCTCGACGCCGAGCCCACCGTGGAAACCTGGCGCGTGGACACCGACAACCCCGCCAAAATCCTGACCGTGGAAGGCGCCAACCCCATTGCCGAACAGGTGATGAAAGCCGTGTCGCAAGCCGGGTTCGATATCGAGCCGGCGTAG
- a CDS encoding AIR synthase-related protein has product MSQTSADTNFKATAGYSIEEGNAASKNAYHWAQKTFSTRAGKPGEPAQDLAGGFSNEIRFGAERLGIGSDGIGTKIEVAERLDRYDTLGYDLIAMVADDLIVAGFVPTNLSNIIDVNTLNYEVVDELMRGLHDAAQFSQIAVTGGEIAELGNRIGGYPGAKMNFNWCSTAVGVLHPSLERPLSGANVRAGQAVVALHSPSFRSNGYSLARRALTKAFGEKWHEQPYNEAAGTQAAGEAASNQQLTTANATTWGEVMLAPSLIFSPGVAAVLDAGLPLHAAAHITGGGIADNFKRVLKNGVGAELDNLFEPLPAMQQLAELAGITPQEAYLYWNMGNGMLLVTEPEQAEAVAETLRAQGYQAQVAGRITPEPGVTLRVEAGELRYEG; this is encoded by the coding sequence ATGAGCCAGACTTCCGCCGATACCAATTTCAAAGCCACCGCCGGCTACTCCATCGAAGAAGGCAACGCTGCCTCCAAGAACGCCTACCACTGGGCCCAGAAAACCTTCAGCACCCGCGCCGGCAAGCCCGGCGAGCCGGCCCAGGATCTGGCGGGCGGCTTCTCCAACGAAATCCGTTTCGGGGCTGAGCGGCTGGGTATCGGCTCCGACGGCATCGGGACCAAGATTGAGGTGGCCGAGCGCCTGGACCGCTACGACACGCTGGGCTACGACCTGATTGCCATGGTGGCCGACGACCTCATCGTGGCCGGATTCGTGCCCACCAACCTTTCCAACATCATCGACGTGAACACGCTCAACTACGAGGTAGTAGATGAGCTCATGCGCGGCCTGCACGATGCGGCCCAGTTCAGCCAGATTGCGGTAACGGGCGGCGAAATTGCCGAGCTGGGCAACCGCATCGGCGGCTACCCCGGCGCCAAAATGAACTTCAACTGGTGCTCCACTGCCGTGGGCGTGCTGCACCCGAGCCTGGAGCGCCCCCTGAGCGGCGCCAACGTGCGAGCTGGCCAGGCCGTGGTGGCCCTGCACTCGCCCTCCTTCCGCTCCAACGGCTACTCCCTGGCCCGCCGCGCCCTCACCAAGGCCTTCGGAGAGAAGTGGCACGAACAGCCGTACAACGAAGCTGCCGGCACGCAAGCGGCAGGTGAAGCGGCAAGCAACCAGCAGTTAACCACGGCCAATGCTACCACTTGGGGCGAGGTAATGCTGGCGCCTTCGCTCATCTTCTCGCCCGGCGTGGCGGCGGTGCTCGATGCGGGCCTACCTTTGCACGCGGCGGCGCACATCACCGGCGGCGGCATTGCTGATAACTTCAAGCGGGTGCTCAAGAACGGGGTAGGGGCGGAGCTGGACAACCTGTTCGAGCCCCTGCCTGCCATGCAGCAGCTGGCCGAATTGGCTGGCATTACGCCCCAGGAAGCCTATCTCTACTGGAACATGGGCAACGGCATGTTGCTGGTAACCGAGCCCGAGCAGGCCGAAGCCGTAGCCGAAACCCTGCGCGCCCAGGGCTACCAGGCCCAGGTAGCCGGCCGCATCACCCCCGAGCCCGGCGTGACGCTGCGCGTGGAAGCCGGCGAGCTGCGCTACGAGGGCTAA